In a genomic window of Amycolatopsis japonica:
- a CDS encoding ABC transporter substrate-binding protein, whose protein sequence is MGKRMSASRRGRSPGRTGSLLGATALTVGLLAGCGSDAGLKINVYYAPEDNFQSVVDDCTKASGGRYEVVYNKLPRPADGQREQMVRRLAAGDDSLDVLGLDVTWVSEFAEAGWIDEWTGEAKAEATEGVLPGPLETATWNGKLYAATKNTNVQLLWYDDRLTPTPPKTWDEMIDQAKALKAQGKPANVVFTGAQYEGLVVIYNTLVESAGGKILSDDGKSVVMDAGAIKALEMLKKVTTAGITDPSLTNSKEDEVRQSFQRGNAAFELNWPFVYASYAKEKKDELKHFKWTTYPQLEAGKPAKTTIGGYNLAVSSTSKHKAEATEVALCLRSAKNQKFSALKDGVPPTIESLYTDTLPLDATAPQSDDNPSMETKYPMRETILDALKDAAVRPLTPAYQNASTVLSKVLSPPSEIDPQKTAEKLKEQLADALQSKGVIP, encoded by the coding sequence ATGGGGAAGAGGATGAGCGCGAGCCGGAGGGGCCGCTCACCAGGCCGCACCGGCTCGCTACTCGGCGCGACAGCGCTGACGGTCGGCCTGCTGGCGGGCTGCGGTTCGGATGCCGGACTGAAGATCAACGTCTACTACGCGCCCGAAGACAATTTCCAGTCCGTTGTGGACGATTGCACGAAGGCCTCGGGCGGGCGGTACGAGGTCGTCTACAACAAGCTCCCGCGACCGGCCGACGGCCAGCGGGAACAGATGGTGCGCCGCCTGGCCGCCGGGGACGATTCGCTCGACGTACTGGGGCTGGACGTCACGTGGGTCTCGGAGTTCGCCGAGGCGGGCTGGATCGACGAATGGACGGGCGAGGCCAAGGCCGAGGCGACCGAGGGTGTCCTCCCGGGACCGCTCGAAACCGCCACGTGGAACGGAAAACTCTACGCGGCGACCAAGAACACCAACGTCCAGTTGCTCTGGTACGACGACCGGCTGACGCCGACGCCGCCGAAGACCTGGGACGAGATGATCGACCAGGCGAAGGCGCTCAAGGCGCAGGGCAAACCGGCGAACGTCGTGTTCACCGGCGCGCAGTACGAGGGCCTCGTCGTCATCTACAACACGCTCGTCGAGTCCGCGGGCGGGAAGATCCTTTCCGACGACGGCAAGTCGGTCGTGATGGACGCCGGCGCGATCAAGGCACTGGAGATGCTCAAGAAGGTCACCACGGCCGGGATCACCGACCCGTCGCTGACCAACTCGAAGGAGGACGAGGTCCGTCAGTCCTTCCAGCGCGGCAACGCCGCCTTCGAATTGAACTGGCCGTTCGTCTACGCCTCCTACGCCAAGGAGAAGAAGGACGAGCTGAAGCACTTCAAGTGGACCACCTATCCGCAGCTCGAAGCGGGGAAGCCCGCCAAGACCACGATCGGTGGCTACAACCTGGCGGTCAGTTCGACCTCGAAGCACAAGGCCGAGGCCACCGAGGTCGCGCTGTGCCTGCGCAGCGCGAAGAACCAGAAGTTCTCCGCGCTCAAGGACGGCGTCCCGCCGACGATCGAATCGCTCTACACGGACACGCTGCCGCTCGACGCGACGGCGCCGCAGAGCGACGACAACCCGAGCATGGAAACGAAGTACCCGATGCGGGAGACGATCCTGGACGCGCTCAAGGACGCGGCGGTCCGTCCGCTGACCCCGGCGTACCAGAACGCTTCGACGGTGTTGTCGAAGGTGCTTTCCCCGCCTTCTGAAATCGATCCGCAGAAGACGGCGGAGAAGCTGAAGGAACAGCTCGCCGACGCGCTCCAGTCGAAGGGAGTGATCCCGTGA
- a CDS encoding NPP1 family protein, with the protein MPKKLSRRLLQGLVGAVLLTTLAPAVAWAEPPQALPSNATEADRTWQPAFDYDTDGCYPTPAISPTGAVATGLKNSGALNGQCRDRSDLDNTNSYARSKCNNGWCAHLYDLYFEKDQAVPLVDCCGHRHDIEHVVVWVNEGQARYVSTSAHGNYSTYDRSKVSWEGTHPKIVYHKDGASTHCFRIASATEPPENHYNAWQYPDLVSWDGFPPGIRDTLVRADFGSASLAIKDGSFEYNLGKAKPAGIPFDPNA; encoded by the coding sequence TTGCCGAAGAAGCTTTCACGCCGTCTCCTGCAGGGCCTGGTCGGCGCGGTCCTGCTCACCACGCTCGCCCCGGCAGTCGCCTGGGCCGAACCCCCGCAGGCGCTGCCGTCGAACGCGACCGAGGCCGACCGCACCTGGCAGCCCGCGTTCGATTACGACACCGACGGCTGCTACCCGACCCCCGCGATCTCGCCCACCGGCGCGGTGGCGACCGGACTCAAGAACTCCGGAGCCCTCAACGGTCAGTGCCGGGACAGGTCCGACCTCGACAATACGAACTCCTACGCGCGATCGAAGTGCAACAACGGCTGGTGCGCCCACCTGTACGACCTGTACTTCGAAAAGGACCAGGCCGTCCCGCTCGTCGACTGCTGCGGGCACCGGCACGACATCGAACACGTCGTCGTCTGGGTCAACGAGGGCCAGGCCCGGTACGTCTCGACGTCCGCGCACGGCAACTACTCGACTTACGACCGCTCGAAGGTCTCCTGGGAGGGGACACACCCGAAGATCGTCTATCACAAGGACGGCGCGAGCACCCACTGCTTCCGCATCGCGAGCGCGACCGAGCCGCCGGAGAACCACTACAACGCCTGGCAGTACCCGGATCTCGTCAGCTGGGACGGATTCCCGCCCGGTATCCGCGACACGCTCGTCCGCGCCGACTTCGGCAGCGCGAGCCTCGCGATCAAGGACGGCTCGTTCGAATACAACCTGGGCAAGGCCAAACCGGCCGGGATCCCCTTCGATCCCAACGCCTGA
- a CDS encoding general stress protein has protein sequence MSAPFGGSGRTAGGLPRLPTPPSGWPIGSYATYGEAQQAVGFLAEKEFGVTDVTIVGVDLMLVERVVGRLSWGRVLGTGAVSGAWFGLIIGLLLGMFNNQGFAWQPMIGGLVLGILAWTVFAAISYSMSRRDFSSASQLVAGRYDVLCQPRSAEQGRELLAQLALGGRPAG, from the coding sequence GTGAGTGCTCCCTTTGGCGGAAGCGGCCGGACCGCGGGTGGGCTGCCCAGGCTGCCGACACCGCCTTCCGGCTGGCCGATCGGTTCCTACGCGACGTACGGCGAAGCCCAGCAAGCCGTCGGCTTCCTCGCGGAGAAGGAGTTCGGGGTCACCGACGTGACCATCGTCGGTGTCGACCTGATGCTCGTCGAGCGCGTCGTCGGCAGGCTGAGCTGGGGACGGGTGCTGGGCACCGGCGCGGTGTCCGGCGCGTGGTTCGGCCTGATCATCGGGCTGCTGCTGGGCATGTTCAACAACCAGGGTTTCGCCTGGCAGCCCATGATCGGCGGGCTCGTGCTCGGCATCCTGGCGTGGACGGTCTTCGCCGCGATCAGCTACAGCATGTCCCGCCGCGACTTCTCCTCCGCGAGCCAACTGGTCGCCGGCCGTTACGACGTGCTCTGCCAGCCGCGTTCGGCCGAACAGGGCCGTGAGCTCCTGGCCCAGCTGGCGTTGGGCGGCCGCCCCGCCGGATGA
- a CDS encoding carbohydrate ABC transporter permease — protein sequence MTVQETAGSATASKPGKKAKPVLSEGKKAERRLGLWLCAPAAIVMIAVTGYPIIYSIWLSLQRYDLRFPAQQEFVGLDNYIAVLSNGYWWTAFGTTMGLTIVSVVIEFVLGMGLALIMHRTLVGRGLVRTVALIPYGIVTVVAAFSWYYAWTPDTGYLANLFFPDSAPLTEYWPSLAIIVLAEVWKTTPFMALLLMAGLALVPDDLLKAASMDGATAWQRFTKVMLPVMKPAILVALLFRTLDAFRIFDNIFVLTNGAQDTSSVSMQTYNNLVKGLNLGIGSTMAVLIFITVAIIAFIFIKVFGTAAPGSDNGGKR from the coding sequence GTGACCGTGCAGGAGACCGCCGGTTCGGCGACCGCGAGCAAACCGGGCAAGAAGGCGAAACCGGTTCTCAGCGAAGGAAAGAAGGCCGAGCGCAGACTCGGGCTGTGGTTGTGCGCCCCGGCGGCGATCGTGATGATCGCGGTCACCGGGTATCCGATCATCTACTCGATCTGGCTCTCCCTGCAGCGCTACGACCTCAGGTTCCCGGCGCAGCAGGAGTTCGTCGGCCTCGACAACTACATCGCGGTGCTGTCCAACGGTTATTGGTGGACGGCGTTCGGGACGACGATGGGGTTGACCATCGTTTCGGTGGTGATCGAGTTCGTGCTGGGCATGGGCCTGGCGCTGATCATGCACCGGACGCTCGTCGGCCGGGGCCTCGTGCGGACGGTCGCCCTGATCCCGTACGGCATCGTGACCGTGGTCGCCGCGTTCTCCTGGTACTACGCCTGGACGCCGGACACGGGTTATCTGGCCAACCTGTTCTTCCCGGACAGCGCGCCGCTGACCGAATACTGGCCTTCGCTGGCGATCATCGTGCTGGCCGAGGTGTGGAAGACGACGCCGTTCATGGCGCTGCTGCTGATGGCGGGGCTGGCGCTGGTGCCGGACGACCTGCTGAAGGCCGCGTCGATGGACGGCGCGACGGCGTGGCAGCGGTTCACGAAGGTGATGCTGCCGGTGATGAAGCCGGCGATCCTGGTGGCGCTGCTGTTCCGCACCCTGGACGCGTTCCGCATCTTCGACAACATCTTCGTGCTCACCAACGGGGCGCAGGACACGTCGTCGGTGTCGATGCAGACCTACAACAACCTGGTCAAGGGGTTGAACCTCGGGATCGGGTCGACGATGGCCGTGCTGATCTTCATCACGGTGGCGATCATCGCGTTCATCTTCATCAAGGTGTTCGGCACGGCCGCACCCGGTAGTGACAATGGGGGTAAGCGCTGA
- a CDS encoding ABC transporter ATP-binding protein — protein sequence MAEIVLEKVSKKYPDGALAVSEVDITIADGEFIILVGPSGCGKSTTLNMVAGLEDISSGELRIDGQRVNEKAPKDRDIAMVFQSYALYPHMSVRENMAFPLRLAKVDDRTVRAKVEEAAQILDLTGHLDRKPANLSGGQRQRVAMGRAIVRNPKAFLMDEPLSNLDAKLRGQMRTSVSKIQKQLGTTTLYVTHDQTEAMTLGDRVVVLRAGYVQQIGSPQFLYDNPANLFVAGFIGSPSMNFVPATLENGTARSALGDIPLTDRVRQLVEAADAPREVIIGIRPEHFEDASLVDANARQGATFTAHVDVLESMGSEKFAHFSVEGEAASSSDLADLAADSGSSDVPGAESQIVARLSAASSAAENQNVELWFDADKIKLFDGASGKNLTYTD from the coding sequence ATGGCTGAAATCGTTCTCGAAAAAGTGTCCAAGAAGTACCCCGACGGCGCCCTCGCGGTGTCCGAAGTGGACATCACGATCGCCGACGGTGAGTTCATCATCCTGGTCGGCCCGTCCGGCTGCGGCAAGTCCACGACGCTGAACATGGTCGCGGGCCTGGAGGACATCTCCTCCGGCGAACTGCGTATCGACGGACAGCGCGTCAACGAGAAGGCGCCCAAGGACCGGGACATCGCGATGGTGTTCCAGTCCTACGCGCTGTACCCGCATATGAGCGTGCGGGAGAACATGGCGTTCCCGTTGCGGCTGGCCAAGGTCGACGACCGGACGGTGCGGGCCAAGGTCGAGGAGGCGGCGCAGATCCTCGATCTGACCGGTCATCTCGACCGCAAGCCGGCGAACCTCTCCGGCGGGCAGCGGCAGCGCGTCGCGATGGGGCGCGCGATCGTCCGCAACCCCAAGGCGTTCCTGATGGACGAGCCACTGTCCAACTTGGACGCCAAGCTCCGCGGCCAGATGCGGACCTCGGTGTCGAAGATCCAGAAACAGCTGGGCACGACGACGCTCTACGTCACGCACGACCAGACCGAGGCGATGACCCTCGGCGACCGGGTCGTCGTGCTCCGGGCGGGCTACGTGCAGCAGATCGGGTCGCCGCAGTTCCTCTACGACAACCCGGCGAACCTGTTCGTGGCCGGATTCATCGGCAGCCCGTCGATGAACTTCGTGCCCGCCACGCTGGAGAACGGGACCGCCCGCAGCGCGCTGGGCGACATTCCGCTCACCGACCGGGTGCGGCAACTGGTCGAAGCCGCCGACGCGCCGCGTGAGGTCATCATCGGCATCCGGCCGGAGCATTTCGAGGACGCCTCGCTGGTGGACGCCAACGCCCGTCAGGGCGCGACGTTCACCGCCCACGTCGACGTCCTCGAGTCGATGGGTTCGGAGAAGTTCGCGCACTTCTCGGTCGAAGGGGAGGCCGCGTCGTCGTCCGACCTCGCGGATCTCGCCGCCGACAGCGGATCCTCGGACGTTCCGGGCGCCGAGTCGCAGATCGTCGCCCGCCTCTCGGCGGCGTCCTCCGCGGCGGAGAACCAGAATGTCGAGCTGTGGTTCGACGCGGACAAGATCAAGTTGTTCGACGGAGCCAGCGGCAAGAACCTGACCTACACCGACTAG
- a CDS encoding carbohydrate ABC transporter permease, giving the protein MAIGGAVTPGRKFKWGLVDLLVLVFALFPVLWVVSLSFKTKETLDDGNFIPSEWTWQNYADIFETTEFIRALVNSIGIAIIATVIAVVLGTMAAYAIARLDFPGKQVLVGMSLLIAMFPQVSLVTPLFNIERELGLFDTWPGLILPYITFALPLSIYTLSAFFREIPWELEKAAKMDGATPAQAFRKVIAPLAAPGVFTTAILVFIFCWNDFLFAISLTSTEASRTVPAALSFFTGSSQFEDPTGTISAAAVVITVPIILFVLFFQRRIVAGLTSGAVKG; this is encoded by the coding sequence ATGGCCATCGGTGGAGCGGTCACTCCCGGCCGCAAGTTCAAATGGGGCCTCGTCGACCTCCTGGTCCTCGTGTTCGCGCTGTTCCCGGTGCTCTGGGTGGTCTCGCTTTCGTTCAAGACCAAGGAGACCTTGGACGACGGGAACTTCATCCCGTCGGAATGGACGTGGCAGAACTACGCCGACATCTTCGAGACCACGGAGTTCATCAGGGCACTGGTGAACTCGATCGGCATCGCGATCATCGCGACGGTGATCGCGGTCGTCCTCGGCACGATGGCGGCGTACGCGATCGCGCGGCTGGACTTCCCCGGCAAGCAGGTGCTGGTCGGGATGTCGTTGCTGATCGCGATGTTCCCGCAGGTCTCGCTGGTGACGCCGCTGTTCAACATCGAACGTGAGCTGGGGTTGTTCGACACCTGGCCGGGGCTGATCCTGCCCTACATCACGTTCGCGCTGCCGCTGTCGATCTACACGCTTTCCGCGTTCTTCCGGGAAATCCCGTGGGAGCTGGAAAAGGCGGCGAAGATGGACGGCGCGACCCCGGCGCAGGCGTTCCGGAAGGTGATCGCGCCGCTGGCGGCACCGGGCGTGTTCACCACCGCGATCCTGGTGTTCATCTTCTGCTGGAACGACTTCCTGTTCGCGATCTCGCTGACCTCGACCGAGGCCTCGCGCACGGTCCCGGCGGCGTTGTCGTTCTTCACCGGGTCCTCGCAGTTCGAAGACCCCACCGGGACGATCTCCGCGGCCGCCGTGGTGATCACCGTCCCGATCATCCTGTTCGTGTTGTTCTTCCAGCGTCGCATCGTGGCGGGGCTGACGTCCGGTGCGGTGAAGGGCTGA